In one window of Desulforhabdus amnigena DNA:
- a CDS encoding nucleotide exchange factor GrpE, with protein sequence MWSKLFQLFRRKTASDDAFKADAAALQELQAVKKLLRKQNIFLEKMREELLAQSEGQSRQQLQPLLSFAEAYFFLSQSLGQYEALSAQRREAVEMVWSRLDGLLAAVQVTMIRQEGVPFDGRLHEAIENTSPEYDQLKVLRVLQPGYLHEGKVIKTAKVVIGQNETIEALLRGVNH encoded by the coding sequence ATGTGGTCTAAATTGTTTCAGCTTTTCAGGCGAAAAACGGCTTCCGACGATGCATTCAAAGCGGATGCCGCGGCGCTTCAGGAGCTGCAGGCGGTCAAGAAACTGCTTCGAAAGCAGAATATATTCCTGGAAAAAATGAGAGAAGAACTGCTTGCTCAGAGTGAAGGACAGAGCCGGCAGCAGTTGCAGCCGCTTTTGTCTTTTGCCGAGGCTTATTTTTTCCTGAGCCAATCTCTTGGGCAGTATGAGGCTTTGTCGGCACAGCGTCGGGAAGCTGTCGAAATGGTTTGGAGCCGCCTGGACGGACTGCTCGCCGCCGTCCAGGTGACGATGATTCGCCAGGAAGGAGTCCCTTTTGATGGCCGTCTGCACGAAGCCATTGAAAACACATCGCCGGAATATGACCAGCTCAAGGTATTGCGAGTCCTTCAACCGGGTTATCTGCATGAGGGTAAAGTCATCAAGACAGCCAAGGTCGTTATCGGCCAGAACGAAACCATTGAAGCATTATTACGAGGAGTCAACCATTGA
- a CDS encoding AAA family ATPase — MKILGVKFENINSLQGTFEIRFDEPPLADTGLFAIVGPNGSGKTSILDAITLGLYGETPRMKDVEGGGVLNWEADHSYSEVTFSIGGSAYRSRWSVRKKDGRVASPEMTLVSLNGQETPLEDRIIKVRTRVAELTGLDFKRFCRSILLAQGEFTAFLDALENERSEILEKIIGPELAQELEEMTHVRARAENEKLLQLKESAGGYSPLSKDQLKALQESLEQTEEELQETERILQELKAQEDWQKRVDRLTSEEGEAFMALKEAEACANRLQADLYRLEEARKALPFREEMARFKDLRLEADRTETLLKSLQTDIGADLTRLEDLEKSLEKSRERLDQARKRMEERSGDVQKALQLDREIAAESSRFLETVSRYETLERSLKEHPQLQSDIEKKLAETQTRQQQVLSWIQEHASDAHLETDIPIIESMLKRLLETRRKIHELQGRHTEALKAEQQAADTLKRAEEEARKARERVERIIARRNAREKRLMELLEADSIESLHTHYKERKIHLAAYGKLMQIQQGYQAQTGGEDVRSTLIRIESQRETLSQSLAVEEKLLAELEGKFAGIETLKKFAPDRAVLAPGKPCPLCGALDHPYVEQGLPDIGVPEATLYAQRDKVRALQAEMESLNAKAGEFQSRLKALEAISAAWTKACAEAGGEWDITNPAAIHKEINSAKRDIKRFKSRLRSARWHKWQGIWTDHALRRKERKLSRKEQERDRQQEAHTTQVKALADLDALTKDLKENKEKVREQLADLLKKYGESLPESGTERDFLQSANQRWTTYRRHLQERETLAERLQSFEEKLGALPQELIEIRKEVDTLAAEIETTQHRLAALKGEREALFGTQDPAKERQELESEIASGTEEQEALAREMESVREALQEKEKALSQASEHAQDAQTAFQEAGEKAAQAAASAGFESVAQLEDFLHLLEQEEAITRQWDEAEKTLSEASGRHEAAKATLESARSEGMEMPLETLRGKIVAATERLEFLQEELESANRALKEHREQERGYRELLRAVAEQEKICAHAMDEEKALRSQDLTEVKKNMQRLMLERLLERTNQHLETLNGRYHLRPLSDEGLGIQVEDSLRKGACRSTKSLSGGESFVVSLCLALGLAEMAAKDRKIETLFLDEGFGVLDDEMLYKVMLTLKELRANGKMVGVISHVKRLADEIPTQIRVEKQPGGRSRISVVA; from the coding sequence ATGAAAATATTAGGCGTCAAATTTGAAAATATCAATTCATTACAGGGGACATTTGAAATCCGCTTTGACGAGCCCCCACTGGCGGACACGGGACTCTTTGCTATCGTCGGCCCCAACGGCTCCGGCAAGACCAGTATTCTCGATGCCATCACCCTGGGGCTCTACGGTGAAACCCCGCGTATGAAAGACGTCGAAGGAGGAGGAGTATTAAACTGGGAGGCAGACCATTCCTATTCCGAAGTGACTTTTTCCATTGGGGGAAGCGCCTACCGCAGCCGATGGTCCGTGCGCAAAAAAGATGGACGCGTGGCATCTCCCGAGATGACCCTGGTCAGTCTCAACGGACAGGAAACTCCGCTGGAAGACAGGATCATCAAAGTTCGCACGCGAGTCGCTGAACTGACCGGTCTCGACTTCAAACGTTTTTGTCGCTCTATCCTCCTTGCTCAGGGCGAATTCACAGCCTTCCTGGATGCTCTTGAAAACGAACGGTCAGAGATTCTGGAAAAAATCATAGGACCCGAGTTGGCACAGGAACTGGAGGAAATGACTCATGTCAGGGCCCGGGCGGAAAATGAGAAACTGCTTCAGCTCAAGGAGAGTGCCGGCGGTTATTCCCCGTTGAGCAAAGATCAGCTCAAGGCCCTGCAGGAGTCCCTCGAGCAGACCGAGGAGGAGCTGCAGGAAACCGAACGGATCCTTCAAGAGCTCAAAGCTCAGGAGGACTGGCAAAAGCGAGTGGATCGGCTGACCTCGGAAGAGGGCGAAGCCTTTATGGCACTGAAAGAGGCCGAAGCCTGCGCCAACCGGTTGCAGGCAGATCTTTACCGGCTGGAAGAAGCCAGAAAGGCGCTTCCCTTTCGGGAGGAGATGGCTCGATTCAAAGACCTGCGGCTCGAAGCAGACAGGACGGAAACGCTCTTGAAATCGCTTCAGACCGATATTGGGGCGGATCTCACGCGCCTTGAAGATCTGGAAAAAAGCCTGGAAAAGAGCCGTGAAAGGTTGGATCAAGCCCGCAAAAGGATGGAAGAGCGCAGCGGAGACGTTCAGAAAGCCCTGCAACTGGACCGCGAGATTGCGGCAGAAAGCTCCCGTTTCCTGGAAACCGTTTCCAGGTACGAAACATTGGAGCGTTCGCTCAAAGAACACCCCCAACTGCAGTCGGATATCGAAAAAAAGCTCGCCGAAACCCAAACCCGCCAGCAGCAAGTACTGAGCTGGATCCAGGAACACGCTTCGGATGCCCACCTTGAAACCGACATTCCAATCATTGAAAGCATGCTCAAACGTCTGTTGGAGACACGCCGCAAGATACACGAGCTGCAAGGACGGCATACGGAGGCTCTGAAAGCCGAGCAGCAGGCTGCAGACACCCTCAAGCGCGCTGAAGAGGAAGCCAGGAAGGCGCGGGAAAGAGTGGAACGGATCATCGCTCGTCGGAATGCGAGAGAAAAACGGTTGATGGAGTTGCTCGAAGCAGACAGCATTGAATCCTTGCATACCCATTACAAAGAGCGAAAAATTCATCTGGCCGCATACGGGAAACTCATGCAAATCCAACAGGGATATCAGGCGCAGACGGGTGGTGAAGACGTCCGCAGCACTCTGATTCGCATTGAGTCTCAAAGGGAAACACTGTCCCAGTCACTGGCCGTTGAGGAAAAGCTTCTGGCCGAGTTGGAAGGAAAGTTCGCGGGGATTGAAACTCTGAAGAAATTTGCACCCGACCGGGCGGTTCTTGCTCCTGGAAAGCCATGCCCCCTCTGTGGCGCCCTGGATCATCCATACGTAGAACAGGGGCTGCCGGATATCGGTGTTCCTGAAGCTACTCTGTATGCTCAACGGGACAAGGTCAGAGCTTTACAAGCCGAGATGGAATCTCTCAATGCGAAAGCAGGTGAATTCCAATCCCGGCTGAAGGCACTGGAAGCCATCAGCGCAGCATGGACCAAGGCGTGTGCTGAAGCAGGCGGTGAATGGGACATCACAAACCCGGCCGCGATCCACAAGGAGATTAACTCCGCCAAACGAGATATCAAACGCTTCAAGTCACGCCTGCGCTCCGCTCGCTGGCATAAATGGCAGGGCATTTGGACGGATCACGCCCTGCGAAGAAAGGAAAGAAAACTCTCCAGAAAAGAACAGGAAAGAGATCGGCAGCAAGAAGCTCATACAACGCAGGTCAAAGCGCTGGCCGACCTGGATGCCCTGACAAAGGATCTGAAAGAAAATAAAGAAAAAGTCCGGGAGCAACTGGCCGATCTCCTGAAAAAATACGGTGAGTCTTTGCCGGAATCCGGTACGGAGAGGGACTTCCTTCAAAGCGCCAACCAGCGATGGACAACTTACCGCCGCCACTTACAAGAACGGGAGACTCTAGCGGAACGGCTGCAGTCGTTTGAAGAGAAGCTGGGAGCCTTGCCACAGGAGCTCATAGAGATCCGGAAAGAGGTGGACACCCTTGCGGCGGAGATCGAGACCACACAACATCGGTTAGCCGCTCTCAAGGGTGAACGCGAAGCACTTTTCGGAACACAGGATCCTGCCAAAGAAAGACAGGAACTGGAAAGCGAAATCGCCTCCGGCACCGAAGAGCAGGAGGCCCTGGCACGGGAAATGGAATCCGTTCGAGAGGCGCTCCAGGAAAAGGAAAAAGCCCTTTCCCAGGCATCAGAACACGCTCAAGATGCGCAAACGGCTTTCCAGGAAGCCGGGGAAAAGGCCGCCCAGGCAGCTGCCTCCGCCGGCTTTGAATCCGTTGCCCAACTGGAAGACTTTCTGCATCTTTTAGAACAGGAGGAGGCAATCACCAGGCAATGGGATGAGGCCGAGAAGACTCTGTCCGAAGCGAGCGGGCGCCATGAAGCCGCGAAGGCTACCCTGGAGTCGGCCCGTTCGGAGGGTATGGAAATGCCCCTGGAAACACTGCGGGGAAAAATCGTCGCAGCCACCGAGCGTCTCGAATTCCTTCAAGAAGAGCTGGAATCCGCCAACCGCGCTTTAAAAGAGCATAGAGAGCAGGAACGGGGATATCGTGAATTATTACGGGCGGTCGCGGAACAGGAAAAAATCTGCGCCCACGCGATGGATGAAGAAAAAGCCCTCCGGTCACAGGATCTCACGGAAGTCAAAAAAAACATGCAGCGGCTGATGCTGGAACGTCTGCTGGAACGCACCAATCAGCATCTGGAAACACTGAATGGCCGATATCATCTTCGACCGCTTTCAGACGAGGGGCTTGGAATACAGGTTGAAGACTCCCTTCGAAAAGGCGCCTGCCGCTCCACAAAATCCCTTTCGGGCGGCGAATCTTTCGTGGTCAGCCTTTGCCTGGCTCTTGGCCTGGCCGAGATGGCCGCAAAGGATCGAAAGATCGAAACCCTCTTCCTGGACGAAGGCTTCGGTGTCCTGGATGACGAAATGCTTTACAAAGTGATGCTCACTCTCAAGGAATTGCGGGCAAACGGCAAGATGGTGGGCGTCATCTCCCATGTAAAACGGCTGGCAGATGAAATCCCCACTCAAATCAGGGTAGAAAAACAGCCGGGCGGCCGCAGCCGAATCAGCGTTGTGGCGTAG
- a CDS encoding nucleoside recognition domain-containing protein: MNQIFFLIVLVSFAAAGWQQIFEVSPEGAASPMERLSQAMVQSAGSSVELAIGLIGVMTLFLGLMKVAEQGGMLTILARLIRPVMVRLFPDVPPEHPAMGAMILNMSANAMGLGNAATPFGIRAMQELDKLNPKPGTATNAMALFLAINTSSVTLLPTGVIALRAAAGSHNPAGILPTTLFATICSTVAAIIAAKAYQRLSIQNDPGQNEGMAKEGSSSEADDKSDSIEQIGSYPLWVSLLALLCLAGLIPVTILYGKEISPWVIPGLMVAFLSFGVFRRVRIYEVFVDGAKDGFQVAVKIIPYLVAILVAVGMFRASSALEAMVHWLGRWTAYVGLPAEALPMALLRPLSGSGAYGILASIIKDPSIGPDSYTGYLVSTLQGSTETTFYVVAVYFGAVQVRSLRHTLGAALTADLVAVMASVAICAFLYG, encoded by the coding sequence ATGAACCAGATCTTTTTCCTTATCGTTCTCGTTTCATTTGCGGCCGCCGGTTGGCAGCAGATTTTCGAAGTTTCCCCGGAGGGCGCCGCATCCCCGATGGAGCGTCTTTCCCAAGCCATGGTACAATCCGCTGGAAGTTCCGTGGAACTGGCCATAGGACTCATTGGGGTCATGACCCTTTTTCTCGGCTTGATGAAAGTCGCTGAGCAAGGAGGCATGCTCACGATTCTCGCCCGTTTGATCCGGCCCGTCATGGTGCGATTGTTTCCCGACGTGCCCCCCGAACATCCGGCCATGGGTGCCATGATTCTCAATATGTCGGCCAATGCCATGGGGCTTGGAAACGCTGCAACCCCATTTGGCATTCGCGCCATGCAGGAACTGGATAAACTCAACCCGAAGCCCGGAACCGCCACGAACGCCATGGCCCTCTTCCTTGCCATCAATACTTCGAGCGTGACACTCTTGCCAACGGGAGTCATTGCCCTTAGGGCGGCGGCAGGTTCTCACAATCCTGCGGGAATACTCCCAACGACTTTATTCGCTACGATTTGTTCAACCGTTGCCGCCATAATCGCTGCAAAAGCCTATCAAAGGCTTTCCATACAAAACGATCCCGGCCAAAATGAAGGAATGGCAAAGGAAGGGAGTTCCTCTGAAGCGGATGACAAGTCCGATTCGATCGAACAGATCGGCTCTTATCCCCTATGGGTGAGCCTTTTGGCGCTTCTGTGCCTGGCCGGCCTCATCCCCGTCACGATCCTCTATGGAAAAGAGATTTCGCCCTGGGTCATTCCTGGGCTCATGGTCGCTTTCCTGAGTTTCGGGGTATTTCGCCGGGTGCGTATTTACGAGGTCTTCGTCGATGGGGCTAAGGATGGTTTTCAAGTGGCCGTGAAAATTATCCCCTATCTGGTTGCCATTCTCGTCGCTGTGGGAATGTTCCGCGCCAGCAGCGCACTGGAAGCCATGGTGCACTGGCTGGGCAGATGGACGGCTTACGTCGGCCTTCCGGCGGAAGCGTTACCCATGGCCCTTCTGAGGCCGCTTTCGGGATCGGGAGCATACGGCATCCTCGCATCCATCATCAAAGACCCTTCCATAGGACCGGACAGTTACACCGGCTATCTTGTCTCCACACTGCAGGGTTCGACGGAAACAACGTTCTACGTTGTGGCGGTCTACTTTGGGGCTGTGCAGGTGCGGAGCCTGCGCCATACCCTTGGAGCCGCCCTTACCGCCGATTTGGTTGCGGTGATGGCCTCTGTCGCCATTTGCGCCTTCCTCTATGGATAG
- the fdhD gene encoding formate dehydrogenase accessory sulfurtransferase FdhD, whose amino-acid sequence MTIDKVPEEDISSEKVSAVSTWIYDRTGQGVERSQWVIKERPVTLYLNGREMVTLLCAGHHLDELAVGFFHAEGFLQTRDDLVTLDVEEVAGKVRIGTKADVSLPDRLWMKRTITSGCGKGSLFYYALDALMSRPVKGDIEISPQQVLDRVEELHRLSEIYRRTHGVHNTVLAAPHKALLFRDDIGRHNAVDMIVGYAFLNRISLEDKILITTGRLTSEILIKAAKVNIPIIISRNTATTLAIELAHSLNITLIGYARAGKFTVYSGRERIIDAVGV is encoded by the coding sequence ATGACCATAGACAAAGTCCCGGAGGAAGATATCTCTTCGGAAAAGGTCTCCGCCGTTTCTACCTGGATTTATGACAGAACGGGCCAGGGCGTCGAACGCTCTCAGTGGGTGATCAAGGAGCGTCCGGTTACACTCTACCTGAACGGACGCGAAATGGTGACCCTCCTTTGCGCAGGACATCATCTGGATGAATTGGCTGTGGGATTTTTTCATGCCGAAGGCTTTCTACAGACTCGCGATGATCTGGTAACGCTCGATGTGGAGGAGGTGGCGGGAAAAGTCCGTATCGGGACAAAGGCAGATGTTTCCCTGCCGGACCGTCTCTGGATGAAGCGAACCATTACATCGGGGTGCGGCAAGGGATCTCTTTTCTATTATGCACTGGATGCCCTGATGAGCCGTCCGGTCAAGGGCGACATCGAAATTTCGCCGCAGCAGGTGCTGGATCGAGTGGAGGAGTTGCACCGGCTCAGTGAAATCTACCGTCGCACGCATGGAGTCCATAACACCGTTCTGGCTGCGCCTCACAAAGCTTTGCTCTTCCGCGACGATATCGGCAGGCATAATGCGGTGGATATGATAGTGGGGTATGCTTTCCTGAATCGCATTTCCCTGGAGGACAAAATCCTCATCACAACGGGGCGGCTTACCTCCGAGATTCTCATCAAGGCCGCCAAAGTCAACATTCCCATCATCATCAGCCGCAATACCGCCACCACACTCGCCATTGAACTGGCTCACTCCCTCAACATCACCCTCATCGGATACGCTCGTGCAGGAAAATTCACGGTCTACAGCGGCAGAGAACGAATAATTGACGCTGTTGGAGTTTGA
- a CDS encoding NUDIX hydrolase has product MADPTLKSCPKCGTTVHVYRNPFLTVDIIIRIPEKGIVLIERKNPPYGWALPGGFVDYGESLETAARREAFEETNLEVEDLEQFHAYSEPDRDPRQHTVSVVFTATGKGIPKAADDAKHLEVFAPDALPKVLAFDHAKILSDYLASLRRR; this is encoded by the coding sequence ATGGCTGATCCGACACTCAAATCCTGTCCCAAGTGTGGGACTACGGTTCATGTTTACCGAAACCCCTTCCTTACTGTAGACATTATCATTCGGATTCCTGAAAAGGGCATTGTGCTCATCGAGCGCAAGAATCCCCCTTACGGCTGGGCGCTGCCGGGAGGGTTTGTGGATTACGGGGAAAGCCTGGAGACGGCTGCCCGGCGTGAAGCCTTTGAAGAAACGAACCTGGAAGTCGAGGATCTGGAACAGTTTCACGCCTATTCAGAACCTGACCGTGATCCCCGTCAACATACTGTGAGTGTGGTTTTTACGGCCACGGGAAAGGGAATCCCAAAGGCGGCCGATGATGCAAAACACCTGGAGGTGTTTGCTCCGGATGCGCTTCCCAAAGTCCTCGCCTTCGATCATGCCAAAATCCTTTCGGATTATCTGGCATCCCTGCGCCGCCGTTGA
- a CDS encoding uracil-xanthine permease family protein codes for MRCARSLTTRHCFAMEKPKYIYDIDDHPPLRYGLVYGLQWAVIMFPVLIIVAKFAGQALHMDAAGEIRFFQLTLMVSGFFSAVQSLWGHRYPVLDGPASALLLTFIVLAPFGIGAIQGGTLLGGALLIGLVLVGKLKKIMDYTTPNVVGVILMLISFTLLPYVTRSMIGLDAMHRNGQLSTFLVSLSLVVLMAAFSHWFKGFWKTIALLLGMLLGTLVFSLIGFAHWGNVLTAPWISVPPDWIPAQPRFYWPAVLACASSYIAVIVNSLGSLHGIANLTDTERLPRAMSRCILLNGIGGIVCGFLGIVGTVSYSLSPGVVLANRVASRYTTAYCGVIFLFAAFVPKLATLLASVPAPVVGAALCAAMGAQVGAGLAIVSSDKLTGRDYFVVGLPVVVGTLIGFLPDPFLDAVPAGLRIFLGNGLIVGIAMVLLLEHVLMRNGNGS; via the coding sequence ATGCGATGTGCGCGTTCGCTGACGACTCGTCACTGTTTCGCCATGGAAAAACCCAAATACATCTATGACATCGACGATCATCCTCCCCTGAGGTACGGGCTTGTCTATGGTCTGCAGTGGGCCGTCATCATGTTTCCCGTGCTTATCATTGTGGCAAAGTTTGCCGGCCAGGCTCTGCACATGGACGCGGCGGGAGAAATCCGTTTTTTCCAGCTCACCTTGATGGTTTCGGGTTTTTTTAGTGCCGTCCAGAGTCTCTGGGGACACCGGTACCCGGTTTTGGACGGACCGGCGTCAGCGCTGCTTTTGACCTTTATCGTGCTGGCGCCCTTCGGCATCGGGGCCATACAGGGGGGAACGCTTCTTGGCGGAGCGCTCCTCATTGGCCTGGTGCTCGTAGGAAAATTGAAGAAAATCATGGATTATACCACTCCCAACGTGGTGGGAGTCATCCTCATGTTGATCTCCTTTACCCTCCTTCCCTATGTGACTCGATCCATGATCGGCCTCGATGCAATGCACCGCAATGGCCAACTGAGCACCTTCCTGGTCAGTCTATCCCTCGTCGTCCTTATGGCCGCTTTCTCCCACTGGTTCAAAGGGTTCTGGAAGACCATCGCCCTGCTTCTGGGAATGCTTTTGGGCACACTCGTTTTTTCTCTTATCGGTTTTGCTCATTGGGGCAATGTCCTCACGGCCCCCTGGATTTCCGTCCCCCCCGACTGGATTCCGGCCCAGCCCCGCTTCTACTGGCCGGCAGTGCTGGCATGCGCATCTTCCTATATCGCAGTGATTGTCAACAGCCTGGGGAGCCTTCATGGCATAGCCAACCTGACGGATACGGAACGGCTCCCCCGAGCCATGTCGCGGTGCATTCTTCTCAACGGCATCGGGGGCATTGTCTGCGGTTTTTTGGGGATCGTCGGGACGGTCAGTTACAGTCTGAGTCCCGGAGTGGTCCTGGCAAACCGTGTGGCCAGCCGCTATACTACGGCCTATTGTGGAGTCATTTTTCTTTTCGCGGCCTTCGTTCCCAAGCTGGCGACGCTTTTGGCTTCGGTCCCTGCACCCGTCGTCGGGGCGGCGCTCTGTGCGGCCATGGGAGCCCAGGTTGGAGCAGGGCTTGCCATCGTTTCGTCGGACAAGCTGACGGGCCGTGATTATTTTGTAGTGGGCCTTCCCGTCGTTGTGGGCACCTTGATCGGTTTTCTGCCCGACCCTTTTCTGGATGCCGTGCCGGCAGGCCTCAGAATCTTCCTGGGAAACGGGCTCATTGTGGGGATCGCCATGGTCCTCCTTCTGGAACATGTTCTCATGAGAAATGGAAATGGCTCGTAG
- a CDS encoding ribose-phosphate diphosphokinase has product MATYGLKIFAGNSNPDLALQICESLEIPLGRALVTTFSDGEIRVEIGENVRGADVFVVQSGAPPVNDHLMELLVMIDALKRASARRITAVMPYYSYSRQDRKNKPRVPITARLVADLITRVGTHRILTLDLHAGQIQGFFDIPVDNLYASPILLPYIKEHFNGNLVIVSPDAGGVPRARAYASQLKAGLALIDKRRSDVNQAEALNIIGEVAGKTAVVLDDMVDTAGTLVEATKSLLEKGAQEVHACVTHPILSGPAVGRIENSPLKSLVVTDTVPLSPQAAHCEKIICVPACRLFSTAIRNIHNEDSISTLFEILH; this is encoded by the coding sequence ATGGCCACATACGGTTTAAAAATTTTTGCGGGAAACAGTAATCCCGACCTTGCGTTGCAGATTTGCGAGTCACTGGAAATCCCTCTGGGAAGGGCTCTTGTCACTACCTTCAGTGACGGTGAGATACGCGTTGAAATAGGAGAAAATGTTCGAGGGGCGGATGTGTTTGTGGTGCAATCCGGGGCCCCGCCGGTGAATGATCACCTGATGGAGTTGCTGGTGATGATCGATGCGCTCAAACGCGCTTCAGCCCGAAGAATCACCGCTGTTATGCCCTACTACAGCTATTCGCGACAGGATCGAAAGAACAAGCCCCGTGTTCCCATCACCGCGCGTCTGGTGGCGGACCTCATCACCCGTGTGGGAACACATCGAATTCTCACGCTGGACCTGCATGCCGGCCAGATTCAGGGGTTCTTCGACATCCCTGTGGACAACCTGTATGCTTCCCCCATTCTGCTTCCCTATATAAAGGAACATTTCAATGGGAATCTGGTTATCGTTTCTCCCGATGCCGGCGGTGTTCCCAGGGCCCGTGCCTATGCGAGTCAACTCAAAGCGGGGCTGGCTCTCATCGATAAACGCCGCTCCGATGTAAATCAGGCGGAGGCTCTGAATATCATTGGTGAAGTAGCAGGTAAAACGGCTGTAGTGCTGGACGATATGGTGGACACGGCGGGAACGCTGGTGGAGGCCACCAAGTCCCTTCTGGAAAAAGGCGCTCAGGAAGTCCATGCCTGTGTGACCCATCCCATTCTTTCAGGGCCTGCAGTGGGCCGCATCGAAAACAGCCCGCTAAAGAGTCTTGTTGTCACCGACACGGTGCCTTTGAGCCCTCAGGCAGCTCATTGCGAAAAGATCATATGCGTGCCCGCATGCAGACTTTTTTCCACCGCCATCAGAAATATCCACAACGAAGATTCCATCAGTACCCTTTTTGAAATTCTCCATTAG
- a CDS encoding zinc ribbon domain-containing protein, whose protein sequence is MLEQLKFLIEYQILENKKALLIRNGEETPKRIAELEKEFGQYEAEYLAKKADHEHAKEMHRSLEQAISDLEAKIARSKRRMSEVKTNKEYQAINKEIEEYKKEISARESEILEVMQNIESLSNEVLELEKALEKRKEKLQEDLKVLQAEMDHLKERLDRLEASQKEVEAKLQPDLLRRSHFLFKKQAGIAVAPVENGVCQVCHLNIPPQKFIELQRDETIMSCPHCHRFVYWPGHECYCLSEDDYGDV, encoded by the coding sequence TTGCTTGAACAACTCAAGTTTTTGATTGAATATCAGATCCTGGAAAACAAAAAGGCGCTGCTGATCCGGAATGGAGAAGAGACTCCCAAACGCATTGCCGAACTCGAGAAGGAATTCGGACAGTACGAAGCGGAGTATCTAGCCAAAAAGGCGGACCATGAACATGCCAAAGAGATGCATCGGTCTCTGGAACAGGCGATTTCAGACCTGGAGGCTAAAATTGCACGCAGCAAACGGCGCATGAGCGAGGTCAAAACCAACAAGGAATACCAGGCGATAAACAAAGAGATCGAAGAATACAAGAAAGAGATCTCGGCCAGGGAATCTGAAATTCTCGAGGTCATGCAAAACATTGAATCCTTGAGCAACGAAGTTCTCGAACTGGAAAAGGCCCTGGAGAAGCGCAAGGAAAAGCTTCAGGAAGATCTCAAAGTACTACAGGCCGAAATGGACCATCTGAAGGAACGACTCGACCGTCTGGAAGCCTCACAAAAAGAAGTCGAGGCCAAACTGCAGCCGGACCTCCTTCGGCGTTCTCATTTTCTTTTCAAAAAACAGGCAGGCATTGCAGTCGCTCCCGTGGAAAACGGTGTCTGTCAGGTATGCCATCTCAATATTCCCCCACAGAAATTCATCGAACTCCAGCGTGATGAGACCATCATGAGCTGTCCTCATTGTCATCGCTTCGTTTACTGGCCCGGTCACGAATGCTATTGCCTGTCCGAAGATGATTATGGTGATGTGTGA
- a CDS encoding Nif3-like dinuclear metal center hexameric protein codes for MVQVKDVLKWIDARAPFRYAESWDNCGLQVGDPEASVKRVLVALDPSSQSFQEAENLGCQCLVTHHPLLFRPLSAVRMDRFPGNLVIRALQKGIHVISAHTNLDSAREGTNEQWVRLLSLRSVVPLESQSSWSEEPTYGGMGRVGNLPGPVSLKTFAEQIRNALGGIPIRVVGDQGTQIRRVALCTGSGGSFIEKVISEGVEAYVTGDVKYHEAQRAVESGLNVIDVGHFASERLVVGPLADYLKLQADREGTPVEVLTAFAESDPFWILQ; via the coding sequence ATGGTGCAAGTGAAGGATGTCCTGAAATGGATCGATGCCCGAGCCCCTTTCCGCTATGCGGAATCGTGGGACAATTGCGGTCTGCAGGTGGGGGACCCTGAAGCTTCCGTGAAGCGGGTGCTCGTAGCATTGGACCCGAGTTCTCAGAGCTTTCAGGAGGCAGAGAATCTGGGTTGTCAATGCCTGGTGACCCACCATCCACTCCTTTTTCGCCCTCTGAGTGCCGTTCGTATGGACAGGTTTCCCGGTAATCTGGTGATAAGAGCATTGCAGAAAGGGATTCACGTCATTTCGGCCCACACGAACCTGGATTCGGCCCGGGAAGGAACAAATGAGCAGTGGGTAAGGCTTCTGTCGCTGAGATCTGTCGTGCCTCTCGAGAGTCAGTCCTCCTGGAGTGAAGAACCAACCTACGGCGGCATGGGGCGGGTGGGGAACCTGCCCGGGCCGGTTTCTCTCAAAACTTTTGCAGAGCAAATCCGGAATGCCCTGGGAGGGATCCCTATCAGGGTCGTTGGGGACCAAGGCACGCAGATACGGCGTGTTGCCCTTTGCACCGGCAGCGGCGGCAGCTTCATAGAGAAAGTGATTTCTGAAGGGGTGGAAGCGTATGTGACGGGGGACGTCAAGTATCATGAAGCTCAAAGAGCCGTAGAGAGCGGTTTGAACGTAATAGATGTGGGACATTTTGCATCGGAGCGACTGGTGGTCGGTCCCCTTGCGGATTACCTGAAGTTACAGGCAGACCGTGAAGGGACTCCGGTGGAAGTCCTCACGGCCTTTGCAGAGAGTGATCCTTTCTGGATACTCCAATAA